One region of bacterium genomic DNA includes:
- the mutS gene encoding DNA mismatch repair protein MutS, translating to MDQITPMMRQYLQIKQQMKDTILFFRLGDFYEMFFDDAKIASKILGITLTSRGTVKGDKVPLAGVPYHSADGYISRLIKAGKKVAICEQVEDPKLAKGIVKREIIRTITPGTVLNPSLLEDKVHNYLAAINKNNNKIGFSFIDPSTGEFKVTELSNPTELFIELTRINPQECLIPLSLQEDELVTQLATTITFQDDWIFSHSTGFNTLCELFGTSSLDGFGCENLLIGIGVSGAIIHYLKETQRSGLTYVNKLIPYTTSDFMILDAATLRNLELTRTIRSGEKTGSLIWVLDKTITAMGGRLLREWIQQPLISVEKIRYRQQGIGEFVASPTFRDELFSLLKNIHDIERLISRLDTNLANARDLVALKESLKITPKIKDILKPLNSRIIKEIEENLEDLSDVTELIERVIVDSPPLSLRDGGLIKEGYFQELDELRNISKDAKNWLVRLQQEEIKRTKINSLKVGYNKVFGYYIEVTKPNLHLVPQDYIRKQTLTNAERFITPQLKDWEVKILNAQDKIVEIEYEIFLKVRTQIITEVKRIQKVAKTIALLDVILSLSQAAVENDYIQPEVNNENIISIKDGRHPVVEKVLVGERFVPNDTFIDANTEQILIITGPNMAGKSTYIRQVALIVLMAQMGSFIPASSATIGIVDRIFTRVGASDELVKGQSTFMVEMIETANILNNATHKSLLILDEVGRGTSTFDGVSIAWAVAEYLHNNPHLQARTLFATHYHELTELEFSLERIKNYNIAVKEWNDKIIFLRKIIKGGTDRSYGIHVAQLAGLPPEVIKRATAILSSLEMSNIGEETAVSSIKPQPVQLTLFEPQSHRVVEELKEIDLDRLTPLEAMNKLNELKRMIE from the coding sequence GACGATGCAAAGATTGCCTCTAAAATATTGGGGATTACACTAACATCAAGAGGGACGGTAAAAGGTGATAAAGTCCCTTTAGCCGGTGTGCCTTATCATTCTGCCGATGGCTATATTTCAAGGCTAATAAAGGCAGGCAAAAAAGTAGCTATCTGTGAACAGGTAGAAGACCCTAAATTAGCTAAAGGCATAGTTAAACGGGAAATAATCCGAACTATTACTCCAGGAACAGTGCTTAATCCATCATTACTTGAAGATAAGGTTCATAACTATTTAGCCGCTATCAATAAAAATAATAATAAAATTGGTTTTTCGTTTATCGACCCTTCTACTGGCGAATTCAAAGTAACAGAGTTATCCAACCCAACAGAATTATTCATTGAATTAACCCGAATTAACCCTCAAGAATGCCTTATTCCACTTTCATTACAGGAGGATGAATTGGTAACCCAATTAGCCACTACTATTACCTTTCAGGATGATTGGATATTTAGTCATTCAACCGGATTTAATACCTTATGTGAGCTTTTTGGCACCTCATCCCTTGATGGATTTGGTTGTGAAAACCTTCTTATAGGAATTGGGGTTTCTGGTGCTATTATTCATTATCTTAAGGAAACTCAACGCTCTGGACTAACCTATGTCAATAAACTTATACCTTACACTACCTCTGATTTTATGATATTAGATGCCGCTACATTAAGAAATTTAGAATTAACCAGAACCATCCGTAGTGGCGAAAAAACAGGTTCGCTTATCTGGGTTTTAGATAAGACCATTACCGCCATGGGCGGCAGATTACTTCGAGAATGGATACAGCAACCCTTGATAAGTGTAGAAAAAATAAGATATCGCCAGCAGGGTATTGGTGAATTTGTCGCCTCCCCTACCTTTCGAGATGAATTATTTTCTCTCCTGAAAAATATCCACGACATCGAACGACTCATTAGCAGATTAGATACCAATTTAGCCAATGCCCGCGACCTGGTCGCTTTAAAAGAATCACTGAAAATAACCCCGAAGATAAAAGATATATTAAAACCACTTAATTCCAGAATTATAAAGGAGATAGAAGAAAATTTAGAGGATTTAAGTGATGTAACCGAATTAATTGAAAGGGTGATAGTTGACTCACCACCACTTTCTTTACGAGATGGTGGTTTAATCAAAGAAGGGTATTTTCAAGAATTGGATGAGTTACGAAATATCAGTAAAGATGCAAAAAACTGGCTGGTTAGACTTCAACAAGAAGAGATTAAACGCACGAAGATTAATTCCTTGAAGGTAGGGTATAATAAGGTTTTTGGCTATTACATTGAGGTAACTAAACCTAATTTACATCTTGTGCCTCAAGATTATATTCGCAAACAGACTCTAACTAATGCCGAAAGGTTCATTACTCCACAATTAAAGGATTGGGAGGTGAAAATCCTGAATGCTCAAGATAAAATTGTCGAAATTGAGTATGAAATATTTTTAAAGGTTCGGACACAGATAATCACTGAGGTAAAACGGATTCAAAAGGTAGCTAAGACAATTGCCTTGTTAGATGTTATTTTATCCCTTTCGCAGGCAGCCGTTGAGAATGATTATATCCAGCCAGAGGTTAATAATGAAAATATCATTTCAATTAAAGATGGCAGACATCCAGTTGTAGAAAAGGTATTGGTCGGTGAACGGTTTGTGCCAAATGATACCTTTATTGACGCCAATACAGAGCAAATTTTAATTATTACCGGACCAAATATGGCTGGAAAATCAACCTATATTCGTCAGGTAGCATTGATTGTTTTAATGGCACAAATGGGTAGTTTTATTCCTGCCTCTTCGGCGACAATTGGTATTGTTGACCGTATCTTTACTCGAGTTGGCGCCTCGGATGAATTGGTTAAAGGGCAAAGCACATTTATGGTGGAGATGATTGAAACTGCCAATATCTTGAATAATGCTACCCATAAAAGTTTGCTTATTTTAGACGAGGTAGGTCGAGGAACAAGCACCTTTGATGGCGTCAGTATTGCCTGGGCAGTGGCTGAGTATCTTCATAATAACCCTCACCTCCAGGCACGAACACTATTTGCTACCCATTACCATGAATTGACTGAGTTAGAATTTTCGTTGGAAAGGATAAAAAATTACAATATCGCGGTTAAAGAATGGAATGACAAAATAATATTTTTACGAAAGATAATTAAAGGCGGAACAGACAGAAGTTATGGTATCCATGTTGCCCAACTGGCAGGCTTACCTCCAGAAGTCATAAAAAGGGCCACCGCGATATTGAGTAGTCTTGAGATGAGTAATATTGGTGAAGAAACAGCGGTATCATCAATTAAACCCCAACCTGTGCAATTAACCCTTTTTGAGCCTCAATCCCATAGGGTGGTTGAGGAATTGAAGGAGATTGATTTAGACAGGTTAACTCCCCTTGAAGCGATGAATAAATTGAATGAACTCAAAAGGATGATTGAATAA